The proteins below are encoded in one region of Paenisporosarcina cavernae:
- a CDS encoding GNAT family N-acetyltransferase: MFYCSLTENAYLKLLTPEDAEALFQATDESRAHLKEWLPFIDYTKTSEDSLNFIRSTMKQFSDNNGIQAGIWYDGKLAGVIGFHAVNWSNKSTSLGYWLSNKFTGKGLMTLAVQAMVTHAFHTWKLHRVEIRAAEENVKSRAIPERLGFIKEGVLRDSEWLYDHFVSHVVYAMIAEDWGK; this comes from the coding sequence ATGTTTTATTGTTCATTAACCGAAAATGCTTATTTGAAATTATTAACGCCAGAAGATGCGGAAGCATTGTTCCAAGCTACGGATGAATCTCGTGCTCATTTAAAAGAGTGGTTACCATTTATCGATTACACAAAAACGAGCGAAGATTCTCTTAACTTTATTCGCAGTACAATGAAGCAATTTAGTGACAATAATGGAATTCAAGCAGGGATTTGGTATGACGGAAAGTTAGCCGGTGTCATTGGTTTTCACGCGGTGAATTGGTCGAACAAGTCCACTAGTTTAGGGTACTGGCTATCAAACAAATTTACCGGTAAAGGGTTAATGACCCTTGCTGTTCAAGCGATGGTAACGCATGCATTTCACACGTGGAAATTGCATCGAGTAGAAATCCGTGCGGCAGAAGAAAATGTGAAAAGTCGTGCAATTCCGGAAAGATTAGGATTTATAAAAGAAGGCGTATTGCGTGATTCTGAATGGTTGTATGATCACTTTGTCAGTCATGTAGTGTATGCCATGATTGCGGAGGATTGGGGGAAATGA
- a CDS encoding 2'-5' RNA ligase family protein, producing the protein MYAILANFDDTLDKRIRELWSGLEIAGLTDYASQVADREPHVTLASYENVHVENFKRDMDSYFATQQAFPITFQSLGIFAKTDIIYLAPTVTSSLLQFHQSYYDAFSTYNEGPNSLYVPGKWIPHCTMANHVGKDRIPDILSYLVHQAESLQGMITSISLLETEFSDGKCIRATVIHRTNLTC; encoded by the coding sequence ATGTACGCAATACTTGCAAATTTTGATGATACGTTAGATAAACGTATTCGTGAATTATGGAGCGGTTTAGAGATAGCTGGACTTACCGATTATGCCTCGCAAGTTGCAGACAGGGAACCTCACGTGACACTTGCTTCATACGAAAATGTACATGTGGAGAATTTTAAGCGAGATATGGATAGTTATTTTGCTACGCAACAAGCTTTTCCAATTACTTTTCAATCCCTTGGCATATTTGCCAAAACAGATATTATCTATTTAGCTCCAACGGTTACCTCAAGCTTGTTGCAGTTTCATCAATCCTATTACGACGCTTTTTCCACATATAATGAAGGACCGAATTCTTTGTATGTCCCTGGTAAGTGGATTCCACATTGTACAATGGCAAACCATGTAGGGAAGGATCGAATTCCAGACATTTTGTCGTATTTAGTTCACCAAGCGGAATCATTACAAGGAATGATTACGTCTATTTCATTGTTAGAAACGGAATTTTCTGATGGAAAATGTATTCGTGCTACCGTTATCCACCGAACGAATTTGACCTGTTAA
- a CDS encoding GNAT family N-acetyltransferase, which produces MSLELRPMDESYYDSYLEEAVKEYAEEKVTAGNWDEEGSLEKSRDEYTRLLPDGVNSKDNFLFTAYVDEQPVGMIWFAKTSPEKAFIYDVKIHETEQGKGYGKQLMLACEVEAKKEGFLLLELHVFGHNRIARNLYERLAYETKNVIMAKKL; this is translated from the coding sequence ATGAGTTTAGAATTACGACCGATGGATGAATCATATTATGATAGTTATTTGGAAGAAGCGGTAAAAGAGTACGCGGAAGAGAAAGTTACAGCAGGGAATTGGGACGAGGAAGGATCTTTGGAAAAATCTCGCGACGAATATACTCGATTGTTGCCAGATGGAGTTAATAGTAAGGATAATTTTCTCTTTACTGCTTATGTAGACGAGCAACCAGTCGGGATGATTTGGTTTGCGAAGACTTCTCCTGAAAAAGCATTTATTTATGATGTCAAAATTCATGAGACAGAACAAGGCAAAGGATATGGAAAGCAACTGATGTTGGCTTGTGAAGTTGAAGCGAAAAAAGAGGGCTTTTTGTTGTTAGAGCTTCATGTATTCGGTCACAATCGGATTGCGCGTAACTTGTACGAAAGATTAGCGTATGAAACGAAGAACGTCATTATGGCGAAGAAATTATAA
- a CDS encoding phosphotransferase family protein: MYKWLESVTNDTVVSHSSLKGGISSKISVVYFQKSEPLVVREITDTKWLEQEPDLIQHERASLDVMVSSTVPTPTFIAMNKDTHMLSMTHLPGRVRLDLDLHASLLRELSETLLTIHATEIPPHFLWEYEAYTSISSITIPSWVQNRTLWEDAIHLLKTSTPTYIPTFIHRDYHPTNILWEGDSISGVVDWVNACIGPAYADVGHCRMNLAVLYGVETANDFLAYYMKTSTQAYDVYFDLRAFFDFVDEEFDVYQGWIDLGKLDLTVEVLRQRAENYLSDLIPVLY, encoded by the coding sequence ATGTACAAATGGTTAGAAAGTGTAACGAATGATACAGTCGTTTCTCACTCCTCCTTAAAAGGTGGAATATCATCAAAGATTTCGGTGGTTTATTTCCAAAAGAGTGAACCGCTCGTGGTGAGAGAAATTACCGATACGAAATGGCTAGAACAAGAGCCCGATTTGATCCAGCATGAAAGAGCGAGTTTAGATGTAATGGTCTCTTCCACTGTTCCAACACCCACATTTATCGCGATGAATAAAGATACCCATATGCTCTCGATGACGCATTTACCAGGGAGGGTTCGTTTAGATTTGGATTTACACGCTTCTCTTCTAAGAGAACTTTCGGAAACTTTACTTACTATACATGCAACCGAGATTCCGCCACATTTCCTGTGGGAATACGAAGCCTATACATCGATTTCGTCCATTACGATTCCGAGCTGGGTGCAAAATAGAACACTTTGGGAGGATGCCATTCATTTATTAAAAACGTCCACTCCCACTTACATACCGACTTTCATTCACCGCGACTATCATCCGACGAATATTTTGTGGGAAGGAGACAGCATTTCAGGTGTTGTCGATTGGGTCAATGCGTGTATCGGTCCTGCATATGCAGATGTAGGACATTGCCGAATGAATTTAGCCGTCTTATATGGCGTTGAAACTGCCAATGATTTTCTTGCTTATTACATGAAGACATCCACACAAGCTTATGATGTGTATTTTGACCTGAGGGCATTTTTCGATTTTGTCGATGAGGAGTTCGATGTTTATCAAGGATGGATCGATCTTGGCAAATTAGACTTAACCGTGGAAGTGCTTCGACAACGTGCTGAGAACTATTTAAGTGATTTGATACCTGTGCTATACTGA
- a CDS encoding type I restriction endonuclease: MEKFISEIKLLAKRVENIKDNIFTEEATKTSIIMPFFQNLGYDIFNPSEFTPEFIADVGIKKGEKVDYAIMDDGNPVILIEAKSISEHLHKHDSQLFRYFGTTTAKFGILTNGIIYRFYTDLEEQNKMDDTPFFEFNLLELKETSLQELYKFHKESFDLENIFTTASELKYLNKLKSYLSSELEFPSESFVKYLVSQVYDGVKTKNTIDRFEPIIKKAFKQFINEQVNEKLNAALKSTNDSIENAPPVVPSKEEIHPSNEPVIVTTEDEIQGYTMVKIILKDVINPERVFYKDNQSYLNVLIDNNIRKWVVRLSLEKNKKTMTLNDEYKTKLQLENLTDIMNYSEKIIDIAKGYV; encoded by the coding sequence ATGGAAAAATTTATATCTGAAATAAAATTACTTGCAAAACGAGTCGAGAATATTAAAGATAATATTTTTACAGAAGAAGCAACAAAAACCTCAATAATCATGCCTTTTTTTCAAAATCTAGGATATGACATTTTTAATCCATCAGAGTTTACACCGGAGTTTATTGCTGATGTTGGAATAAAAAAAGGAGAAAAAGTTGATTATGCCATAATGGATGACGGTAATCCTGTTATTTTGATTGAAGCAAAATCAATCAGTGAACATTTACACAAGCATGATTCACAATTGTTTAGATATTTTGGAACGACTACTGCTAAATTTGGTATTTTAACTAATGGAATAATATATAGGTTCTATACTGATTTAGAAGAGCAAAACAAAATGGACGATACTCCTTTTTTCGAGTTTAACTTACTTGAATTGAAAGAAACATCTCTACAAGAATTGTACAAGTTTCATAAAGAAAGCTTTGATCTTGAAAATATTTTTACTACAGCTTCAGAATTAAAATATTTAAATAAATTAAAATCGTATTTATCATCCGAATTGGAATTTCCTAGTGAGAGCTTTGTTAAATATCTTGTTAGTCAGGTTTACGATGGCGTAAAAACGAAAAATACTATTGATAGATTCGAACCAATAATTAAGAAAGCATTTAAACAATTTATAAATGAACAAGTTAATGAAAAATTGAATGCGGCTTTAAAAAGTACAAACGATTCTATAGAAAATGCTCCTCCAGTTGTACCATCCAAGGAGGAAATCCATCCAAGCAATGAACCAGTGATCGTCACGACAGAAGATGAAATTCAAGGGTATACAATGGTGAAAATAATTCTAAAAGATGTTATCAATCCAGAAAGAGTATTCTACAAAGATAATCAAAGTTATCTTAATGTACTAATCGACAATAATATACGAAAATGGGTTGTTAGATTAAGTCTAGAAAAAAATAAAAAAACGATGACACTAAATGACGAGTACAAAACTAAATTACAGCTTGAAAATTTAACTGACATAATGAACTATTCAGAAAAAATTATTGATATTGCAAAAGGATATGTATAA
- a CDS encoding four-helix bundle copper-binding protein: MQAKNEETMKILMECLDACNNCFDSCLQEDDVKMMAECIRLDRECADVCANTMNVITRNSPFLNDYLELCAKVCEQCAEECGKHEHEHCKRCAESCRKCAEACRKLVA, encoded by the coding sequence ATGCAAGCAAAGAATGAAGAAACGATGAAAATTCTAATGGAATGCCTAGATGCATGCAACAATTGTTTTGATTCATGTTTACAAGAAGACGATGTGAAAATGATGGCAGAATGTATTCGACTTGACCGTGAATGTGCCGATGTATGTGCCAATACGATGAATGTAATCACACGTAATAGTCCTTTTTTAAATGACTACCTAGAGCTTTGCGCAAAAGTTTGCGAACAATGTGCAGAGGAATGTGGTAAACACGAGCATGAACATTGTAAAAGATGTGCAGAGTCGTGCCGCAAGTGTGCAGAAGCTTGTCGTAAACTGGTGGCATAA
- a CDS encoding helix-turn-helix domain-containing protein produces the protein MGIIIHIDVMLAKRKMSVTELTEKVGITMANLSILKNGKAKAIRFSTLEGICKALDCQPGDILEYTKEE, from the coding sequence ATGGGAATAATTATTCATATTGACGTCATGCTTGCTAAGCGAAAAATGAGTGTCACGGAGTTAACAGAAAAAGTGGGAATTACGATGGCGAACCTATCCATTCTTAAAAATGGCAAAGCAAAAGCGATTCGATTTTCGACGCTAGAGGGCATTTGTAAAGCACTCGATTGCCAACCGGGAGACATACTCGAATATACAAAAGAGGAATAA
- a CDS encoding protein phosphatase 2C domain-containing protein, giving the protein MKNKECKMSWVGSREHFVDQVDVQQINHVLVGRFGGNSSAGQYKNEDACIVWLNEVHDWETVVVMDAHNSSESAEIILSLFEENQAAMESLLSQVLSKSYFRSVENEILTMYQSESFLQKCRSVTGETAFLLAVRKGKYLYWFSVGDGILYLVHPELTKLNQYQVNQRHFYEWIGQVNTFAQVIPCYSSGVKELRKGENHLLITTDGLLEFPGNKYEQPATIFQKFEQMSDEEAVRSLLQTVQENNGRDSTTIVSWKKVIEEHATKASNH; this is encoded by the coding sequence ATGAAAAATAAAGAATGCAAGATGTCGTGGGTCGGTAGTAGAGAACATTTTGTTGATCAGGTGGACGTTCAGCAAATAAATCATGTGTTGGTAGGTAGATTTGGTGGTAATAGTTCCGCTGGTCAATACAAAAATGAGGATGCGTGTATCGTTTGGCTGAATGAAGTACACGATTGGGAAACGGTGGTTGTCATGGATGCACATAATTCCTCGGAGAGTGCTGAGATTATTCTGTCTTTGTTCGAAGAAAATCAGGCAGCCATGGAAAGTTTGTTGTCTCAAGTACTTTCGAAATCGTATTTTCGTTCAGTGGAAAATGAAATTCTTACTATGTATCAATCAGAGTCCTTTTTGCAAAAATGCAGAAGCGTGACAGGTGAAACAGCATTTCTACTAGCTGTTCGCAAAGGAAAGTATCTTTACTGGTTTTCGGTGGGGGATGGGATACTATATTTGGTACATCCCGAACTCACGAAGTTAAATCAGTACCAAGTGAATCAACGTCATTTTTATGAATGGATTGGTCAAGTGAATACATTCGCGCAAGTTATTCCTTGCTATAGCAGTGGAGTGAAAGAATTGCGAAAAGGTGAGAACCATCTTCTTATCACGACAGATGGTCTTCTTGAGTTTCCTGGAAATAAGTATGAACAGCCAGCTACTATTTTCCAAAAGTTCGAACAGATGTCTGATGAAGAAGCAGTGAGGTCGTTACTACAAACGGTTCAAGAAAATAATGGCAGAGACAGTACGACGATTGTTTCCTGGAAAAAAGTGATTGAGGAACATGCTACGAAAGCAAGTAATCACTAA
- a CDS encoding F510_1955 family glycosylhydrolase, translating into MKKRLTVGVATLLLLSACSSETVTEEKAEKNSAEETTQKETTEGTSSFYKEVAKPSIDHIHGLGYPNGEGDVMIATHTGPVLYANGKWMESSAEKHDYMGFQAVKEGFYSSGHPSPNTDYENPLGIIKSTNKGESFETFNFEGEIDFHYLAAGYDTNRLYVFNEMPTEKLAGGFYYTDDNGNVFSEMAVKGLQANQLSSLAAHPTTPAVMAIGTDQGAYISENSGQSVELVQKGSVSSLFFTENSLYVAIVENGKPKLHQIDLRDTKVQEIALPDEIAQEPILYFAVSPVDSKEFTLVTTENSIYQTVDGGTGWKNLLE; encoded by the coding sequence ATGAAAAAAAGATTAACAGTTGGAGTAGCAACTCTTTTGCTTTTATCAGCTTGTAGCTCCGAAACAGTAACGGAGGAAAAAGCGGAAAAAAACTCCGCAGAAGAGACAACGCAAAAGGAAACAACCGAGGGAACATCCTCTTTTTATAAAGAAGTCGCGAAACCTTCAATCGACCACATTCACGGATTAGGATACCCCAATGGCGAAGGAGATGTGATGATTGCGACACATACCGGCCCAGTTCTTTACGCTAATGGGAAATGGATGGAGTCAAGCGCTGAAAAGCATGATTACATGGGATTTCAAGCAGTAAAAGAAGGCTTTTATTCAAGCGGACATCCTTCACCTAATACGGACTATGAGAATCCACTTGGCATTATTAAAAGTACAAACAAAGGGGAAAGTTTCGAGACATTCAACTTTGAAGGAGAAATTGATTTTCATTACTTAGCGGCAGGGTATGACACGAACCGTTTATATGTTTTCAATGAAATGCCGACTGAAAAACTTGCAGGCGGATTTTATTACACAGACGACAATGGAAACGTGTTCAGTGAAATGGCAGTAAAAGGATTACAAGCAAATCAGCTCTCTAGTCTCGCGGCGCATCCAACAACTCCAGCAGTAATGGCAATTGGAACGGACCAAGGTGCATATATCAGTGAAAACTCAGGGCAGTCGGTTGAGCTGGTTCAAAAAGGATCTGTATCGAGTCTGTTTTTCACTGAAAATAGCTTGTACGTTGCGATTGTTGAGAACGGCAAACCGAAATTACATCAAATCGATTTACGTGATACAAAAGTACAAGAAATTGCGCTACCGGACGAAATTGCTCAAGAACCGATTCTCTATTTTGCTGTTTCACCCGTAGATTCAAAAGAGTTTACACTTGTTACAACGGAAAATTCGATTTATCAAACGGTTGATGGTGGAACAGGTTGGAAAAATTTATTGGAATAG
- a CDS encoding DUF2975 domain-containing protein has protein sequence MKRETIFLKVVIVLLGLFILGLCVFFLPWLISDIRQHADPLGKYLYPIIVAMYTAAIPFFYALFQALKLLTFIDKGNAFTRSSVQAIKVIKLCAIVISLIYLAVMPFFFLFGDKDDSPGFILIGAVFVGASFVVAVFAAVLQKLLTNAIDIKSENDLTV, from the coding sequence ATGAAACGAGAAACCATCTTTTTGAAGGTAGTCATCGTCTTATTAGGACTCTTTATTTTGGGGTTGTGTGTCTTTTTTTTACCTTGGTTAATCTCAGACATTCGCCAACATGCTGATCCATTAGGGAAATATTTATATCCGATAATCGTCGCAATGTATACAGCGGCAATTCCATTCTTTTATGCGCTTTTTCAAGCGTTAAAGTTACTGACATTTATCGACAAAGGAAATGCATTTACCAGATCATCTGTTCAAGCGATTAAAGTAATTAAACTTTGTGCCATTGTCATTAGCCTAATTTATCTTGCTGTCATGCCGTTTTTCTTTTTGTTTGGAGATAAGGATGATTCACCAGGTTTTATCTTAATAGGAGCTGTCTTTGTTGGGGCGTCCTTTGTCGTGGCAGTTTTTGCAGCAGTGCTTCAAAAATTATTAACAAATGCGATCGACATAAAATCTGAAAATGATTTAACGGTTTGA
- a CDS encoding universal stress protein, producing MFHEILLAVDGSEHSMRAAQEAQKIAAFDSTASVTILYVADFEHAKYDVLHSSSSVDLDMTRRKRLQPVEQFFQENITAYKVEILHGTPGPTIVEFANKHHFDLLIIGSRGLNSLQEMVLGSVSHKVIKRAECPVLVVK from the coding sequence ATGTTTCATGAGATTTTACTCGCAGTCGATGGCTCCGAACATTCCATGCGTGCTGCGCAAGAAGCACAAAAAATTGCTGCTTTCGATTCGACTGCTTCTGTCACCATTTTGTATGTTGCTGATTTCGAACATGCCAAATACGATGTTTTACACTCGTCAAGCTCCGTCGACTTGGATATGACAAGAAGAAAACGATTGCAGCCAGTAGAACAGTTTTTCCAAGAAAATATTACGGCGTACAAAGTAGAGATTCTTCACGGTACTCCGGGACCAACCATCGTCGAGTTTGCAAACAAGCACCATTTCGACTTACTGATCATCGGTAGTCGTGGATTAAATTCTTTACAAGAAATGGTACTTGGAAGTGTCAGTCATAAAGTCATTAAACGAGCGGAATGCCCCGTTCTCGTTGTGAAATAA
- a CDS encoding SulP family inorganic anion transporter — protein sequence MIEQLKKEWFSNVRGDILSGIVVALALIPEAIAFSIIAGVDPMVGLYASFLIAVIISFVGGRPAMISAATGAMALVMVPLVREYGLDYLLAATILTGIFQLLFGVLKVAKLMKFIPRAVMIGFVNALAILIFMAQVPHFIGISTMTYVFVAITLAIVYILPRFIKVIPAPLIAIVVLTIAAIYGGFELRTVGDLGTITRSFPEFFIPNVPFNWETLTIILPYSIALSIVGLVETLLTSTIVDDMTATSSNKNKEARGQGIANFITGFFGGMAGCAMIGQSVINVKSGGRGRLSTFIAGAFLMFLILVLGDIVVKIPMPALVGIMIMVSIGTFDWGSFKYLRKAPWTDAIVMVATVGIVVYTHDLSKGVIAGVILSALFFVAKISKVKVAKHVENSIICYKVDGQLFFASVEGFVDAFDYAAVNETIEIDMSDSHIWDDSGVGAIDKVILKLKENGNDVELVGLDAGSKKLVDKLAIFTDSSSKVPIH from the coding sequence TTGATTGAACAACTAAAAAAAGAATGGTTTTCCAATGTTCGAGGGGACATCCTATCAGGAATTGTCGTAGCTTTGGCGCTCATTCCAGAAGCTATTGCCTTTTCAATCATTGCTGGTGTTGACCCCATGGTTGGGTTATATGCCTCGTTTTTAATCGCAGTGATTATTTCATTTGTTGGTGGACGTCCGGCGATGATTTCGGCTGCAACTGGTGCAATGGCATTGGTTATGGTACCGCTAGTTCGTGAGTACGGATTAGATTACTTATTGGCAGCTACAATATTAACGGGAATATTCCAACTTTTGTTTGGTGTATTAAAAGTAGCGAAGCTAATGAAGTTTATCCCAAGAGCTGTGATGATTGGTTTCGTCAATGCACTTGCGATCCTGATTTTCATGGCACAAGTTCCACATTTTATCGGCATATCTACGATGACGTATGTGTTTGTCGCGATTACGCTTGCGATTGTGTATATCTTGCCAAGATTTATCAAAGTAATTCCTGCACCACTGATTGCGATTGTTGTGTTAACGATTGCAGCTATTTACGGAGGATTCGAGCTTCGTACAGTAGGTGATTTAGGAACGATTACGCGTTCTTTCCCAGAGTTTTTCATTCCAAACGTACCATTCAACTGGGAAACGCTCACGATTATCTTGCCATATTCGATTGCCCTTTCCATTGTCGGATTAGTGGAAACACTTCTGACGTCGACAATCGTAGACGATATGACGGCCACTTCAAGTAATAAAAACAAAGAAGCTCGTGGTCAAGGTATTGCGAACTTTATCACTGGATTTTTTGGAGGGATGGCAGGTTGTGCAATGATTGGACAATCCGTCATTAATGTGAAATCTGGCGGCAGAGGACGTCTTTCTACGTTTATTGCAGGCGCATTTCTCATGTTCTTAATCCTCGTTCTTGGCGATATCGTCGTAAAGATTCCAATGCCTGCTTTAGTTGGAATTATGATTATGGTTTCGATTGGAACGTTTGACTGGGGATCGTTCAAGTACTTGCGTAAAGCACCTTGGACAGATGCTATCGTGATGGTTGCGACTGTAGGAATCGTTGTGTATACACATGACCTTTCAAAAGGTGTAATTGCCGGAGTTATTCTTAGCGCACTTTTCTTTGTGGCAAAAATTTCAAAGGTAAAAGTGGCGAAGCACGTAGAAAATTCGATCATTTGCTACAAAGTAGATGGTCAATTGTTCTTTGCATCTGTGGAAGGATTTGTGGATGCATTTGACTACGCTGCTGTGAATGAAACAATTGAAATTGATATGTCTGATTCCCACATCTGGGATGATTCAGGTGTTGGCGCAATTGATAAAGTGATCTTGAAATTGAAAGAAAACGGAAATGATGTCGAACTTGTTGGCTTGGACGCTGGTTCCAAAAAACTTGTCGATAAGCTCGCGATTTTCACTGATTCTTCTTCCAAAGTACCAATTCACTAA
- a CDS encoding MFS transporter, whose protein sequence is MRTYNEKISIYNGMASIMAMNVANTFFPIFAITILGATNYQVGLISSLPPLIALLMTIPAAIWLNKAHTHKELVGYSIIAARSLFFLIIFIVYLPSEWQAWVFLAVIALMNVPTTIATIGWQTLISGLIDESRRGQFFSDRNRLLTIIGMVSTVVVGVVLRDATKSVLSYQVLFFIALCFGLLEGYFIFRHKEETLSTEGIVAQRKLMDWSIFQDIGYRWFLVAALFFNFAWQMAWGIFNIYHVRYAEATIFWISMFAAGNMSMQIVTFPLWKKWADKHSNVLVFVVVAIGMATTPFLTVLTTNLFALLIVQTISGFFLSGVVLILFNMLLEHSPSDKRTYCITTYNVLLSAMAFIAPQVGILLLELLGVELAMHINALLRLLSGVLFFVMYVSYSRKKKIVTEISRRFNL, encoded by the coding sequence ATGCGAACTTACAATGAAAAAATAAGTATTTATAATGGTATGGCTAGCATCATGGCAATGAACGTCGCGAACACGTTTTTTCCCATTTTCGCCATCACCATTTTAGGAGCGACCAACTATCAAGTAGGGCTCATTAGCTCCCTTCCACCTTTAATTGCGTTGCTCATGACAATACCAGCCGCTATTTGGCTGAATAAAGCACATACCCACAAAGAACTTGTCGGCTATTCCATCATCGCCGCTCGTTCCTTGTTTTTCCTCATTATTTTTATTGTATATTTACCAAGTGAATGGCAAGCGTGGGTATTTTTAGCTGTCATCGCTTTGATGAATGTTCCAACAACGATTGCGACAATAGGTTGGCAAACGTTAATCAGTGGATTGATCGACGAATCCAGACGGGGGCAGTTTTTTAGTGACCGAAATAGACTTCTTACCATCATTGGGATGGTATCAACCGTCGTCGTTGGAGTGGTACTTCGTGATGCTACGAAAAGCGTGTTATCCTATCAAGTGTTATTTTTTATCGCGTTGTGTTTTGGATTATTAGAAGGGTATTTCATTTTCCGGCACAAAGAAGAAACACTATCTACCGAAGGAATTGTTGCCCAAAGAAAGTTAATGGATTGGTCAATCTTCCAAGATATCGGCTACCGATGGTTTTTAGTCGCAGCGCTGTTTTTTAACTTTGCGTGGCAGATGGCGTGGGGAATTTTCAACATTTATCATGTTAGATATGCGGAGGCGACGATCTTTTGGATTAGCATGTTTGCTGCCGGAAATATGAGTATGCAAATTGTTACCTTTCCGCTGTGGAAAAAGTGGGCAGACAAACACTCAAATGTTTTAGTATTTGTTGTGGTTGCCATTGGAATGGCGACTACTCCTTTCTTAACTGTTCTTACAACGAACTTATTTGCGTTGTTAATAGTCCAAACAATTTCAGGCTTCTTCTTATCCGGAGTCGTTCTTATACTTTTTAATATGTTACTTGAACATTCTCCGAGCGACAAACGAACGTATTGCATCACGACATATAATGTCTTACTCTCTGCTATGGCTTTCATTGCTCCGCAAGTAGGAATTTTGTTACTTGAACTGTTAGGGGTAGAACTAGCGATGCACATTAATGCATTGCTTCGTTTACTAAGTGGTGTCCTCTTCTTCGTGATGTATGTGTCTTATTCTCGCAAGAAAAAGATCGTCACTGAAATAAGCCGACGATTTAACCTTTAA